From Anticarsia gemmatalis isolate Benzon Research Colony breed Stoneville strain chromosome 27, ilAntGemm2 primary, whole genome shotgun sequence, one genomic window encodes:
- the LOC142984508 gene encoding protein KTI12 homolog, whose amino-acid sequence MPLILICGTPVSGKTSRANELRDFLLNKHSKKVEIVSEDEAITKLGYDKNTCYLDSQKEKRIRGYLKSEVLRLIGKDNVVILDGSNYIKGYRYELYCASKASKSTQCTVYTIRNHDEAWQDNIKRQKNSTESDGQDSVQNVAYTEEVFNALTRLRFEEPNSNNRWDSPLFTVQPTDELNLDDVYKVLFEKKPPPPNMSTQNPPLTSTNFLYELDKVTQSISKQILDAKQLSLDGEIKFPDYPGCVLEAGYIQFVNPQKLLKLRRQFLTYAKMNHSNADTNKIGRYFIQYLNKTLTD is encoded by the exons atgcctcttattttaatttgtggTACACCAGTGAGTGGTAAAACATCTAGAGCGAACGAATTAAGAGATTTCTTATTGAATAAACACAGTAAAAAAGTAGAAATCGTATCGGAAGATGAGGCCATTACAAAGTTAGGTTATGACAAAAACACTTGTTATTTGGACTCACAGAAAGAAAAAAGGATCAGAGGATACTTAAAATCGGAGGTTTTAAGGCTTATTGGCAAGGACAATGTTGTTATATTAGATGGGAGTAACTATATAAAAG GCTACCGTTACGAGTTATACTGTGCATCAAAGGCATCAAAGTCCACACAATGTACAGTGTACACTATCAGGAATCACGATGAAGCATGGCAGGACAATATAAAAAGACAGAAGAACAGTACAGAGAGTGACGGACAGGACAGTGTACAGAATGTGGCTTATACTGAGGAAGTGTTTAATGCATTGACTAGGCTTAG GTTTGAAGAGCCTAACTCCAACAACCGCTGGGACAGTCCTTTATTCACAGTGCAACCAACAGATGAACTGAACTTAGACGATGTGTACAAAGTGCTGTTTGAGAAGAAACCACCTCCCCCTAATATGAGTACACAAAAT CCACCGCTAACATCAACAAATTTCCTCTACGAGCTCGACAAAGTGACTCAATCAATATCAAAACAGATACTCGATGCTAAGCAACTCTCTCTAGACGGTGAGATCAAGTTCCCCGACTACCCGGGCTGTGTGCTCGAAGCTGGCTACATTCAGTTTGTAAACCCACAGAAACTGTTGAAATTGAGAAGACAATTCTTAACGTATGCTAAAATGAACCATTCTAATGCAGATACTAATAAAATAGGAAGGTACTTTATACagtatttgaataaaacgtTGACAGATTGa
- the LOC142984628 gene encoding trypsin-4, with product MSAVSHAPPSWQHTHYRQRRETDKVIRKRKSTLGIRWRVSVLIPLVLLHVTGPASAESLTSRMLASLLGYPSTCNLGTEVRPCTLTLTCWFKGGSRVRGCGGSWLFSCCASEPNRSEVLDNSIPSSDWKYKVVPPKLRQVPQRSVVPANVFRRRADDDSAQVECGLPSSKIIQKRIIGGREARFAEFPWQAHVRISEFQCGGVLVSRWFVATAAHCVSRARPRDIAVWLGALDTSAGAHTARKLGVVQKILHPLFQFRMTQPDRYDIALLKLSRPITYTTHILPICLPERDMELRGRAGVIAGWGKTDASTGHTGTNLLRSATVPILSTEQCINWHRSKQISVEIHSEMICAGHSDGHQDACLGDSGGPLIVLDNGRYYLVGITSAGFGCGVDHQPGIYHNVKVTSSWIRGVISPVMNYIDF from the exons ATGTCGGCGGTGAGCCATGCGCCACCATCATGGCAACACACACATTAcag ACAGAGGAGAGAGACAGATAAAGTGATAAGAAAGAGGAAGAGTACCTTGGGGATAAGATGGCGGGTCAGCGTGCTGATACCGCTCGTCTTACTACATGTCACGGGGCCAGCTAGTGCTGAGT CACTCACAAGTCGCATGCTAGCGTCCCTCCTCGGCTACCCATCGACTTGCAACCTCGGCACAGAGGTGCGGCCTTGTACCCTTACACTGACCTGCTGGTTCAAGGGTGGCTCCAGGGTCAGGGGCTGTGGCGGCAGCTGGCTGTTCTCATGCTGTGCATCTGAGCCTAATAGGAGTGAGGTGTTGGATAATAG TATACCGTCATCAGACTGGAAGTACAAAGTGGTACCACCAAAGCTTCGTCAAGTGCCGCAGCGCAGTGTGGTACCAGCCAATGTGTTCAGGAGAAGAGCTGATGATGACTCTGCACAG GTGGAATGCGGTCTGCCCTCCTCCAAGATAATTCAGAAGCGTATCATCGGAGGTCGGGAGGCGAGGTTCGCGGAGTTCCCCTGGCAGGCTCATGTCAGAATATCTGAGTTCCAGTGCGGAGGAGTACTGG TATCCCGCTGGTTCGTGGCGACGGCAGCCCACTGCGTGTCTCGCGCCAGACCACGAGACATTGCAGTATGGCTCGGAGCCCTGGACACCAGCGCTGGAGCACATACTGCTAGGAAACTTGG TGTCGTCCAAAAGATCCTGCACCCACTCTTCCAATTCCGTATGACTCAACCGGACCGCTACGACATCGCGCTCCTCAAGCTCTCCCGCCCCATCACCTACACCACCCACATCCTCCCCATATGCCTCCCTGAGAGGGATATGGAGCTCCGTGGGAGGGCCGGAGTGATCGCCGGGTGGGGCAAGACTGACGCTAGCACGGGACATACCGGGACTAATCTGTTGAGGTCCGCTACTGTGCCTATATTGA GTACAGAACAATGTATCAACTGGCACAGAAGCAAACAGATTTCTGTAGAGATACACTCTGAGATGATCTGCGCTGGACACTCGGACGGACATCAAGATGCTTGTTTAG GTGACTCTGGCGGTCCTCTCATAGTGCTCGACAACGGCCGCTACTACCTAGTTGGCATCACATCAGCAGGCTTCGGCTGCGGAGTAGACCATCAGCCCGGCATCTACCACAACGTGAAGGTCACCAGCTCCTGGATAAGAGGAGTCATATCACCTGTTATGAATTATATTGACTTTTAG
- the LOC142984599 gene encoding carnosine N-methyltransferase: protein MSSATAAEEIDEAKERQHFRAVVTAFKYYKLCSLDRIQKSEKIISILPTNHQRRLEKYKTYLAKFKKCLDVNNSVVHLIIKDVDTMFENVDHTVTDTSGTNGTESFGCNYNNCEIASQKQHKMQHDVEKVQSVLKNIVRDWSDMGATEREQCYKPVLDEMEERFPLEEYSDRTQVRVLVPGAGLGRLAWEIAARGYTCQGNEFSLFMLFASNFILNRCNEINKYTVHPWLHQYVNNVTCEHQLLPARFPDVCPAGNRPNPNFSMTAGDFLKVYTEADEWSCVATCFFIDCAPNVIEFIERIYTILQPGGFWINLGPLLYHYSDMPTENSIEPPYDILLEIIRDIGFDILKEQTGVKTKYAQNPNSMMQHEYDSVFFVCRKPYCM from the exons atgtCTTCTGCAACAGCGGCCGAGGAAATTGACGAGGCGAAGGAGCGACAGCACTTTCGCGCCGTTGTGACCgctttcaaatattataa gcTATGCAGTTTAGATAGAATACAGAAATCGgagaaaataatatcaatactaCCTACAAACCATCAACGTCGTTTAGAGAAATACAAGACTTATCTAGCCAAGTTTAAGAAATGTTTAGACGTAAATAATAGTGTGGTACACTTGATAATAAAAGATGTGGACACCATGTTTGAGAACGTTGATCATACGGTCACTGATACGTCCGGGACTAATGGCACGGAGAGCTTTGggtgtaattataataattgtgagATAGCCTCGCAGAAGCAGCATAAGATGCAACATGATGTTGAAAAG GTACAATCGGTGCTCAAGAACATAGTACGTGACTGGAGCGACATGGGCGCTACAGAACGAGAGCAGTGCTACAAGCCTGTACTAGATGAAATGGAGGAACGTTTCCCGCTAGAAGAATACAG TGATCGTACACAAGTCCGCGTGTTAGTCCCCGGCGCGGGTCTCGGCCGGCTCGCGTGGGAGATAGCAGCCAGGGGATACACGTGCCAGGGGAATGAGTTCTCACTGTTTATGCTGTTCGccagtaattttatattgaacaGGTGCAATGAG ATAAACAAATACACAGTGCACCCGTGGCTGCACCAGTACGTGAACAATGTGACGTGCGAGCACCAGCTGCTCCCGGCTCGCTTCCCGGACGTATGTCCCGCCGGGAACAGACCTAATCCTAACTTCTCCATGACGGCCGGGGACTTTCTCAAG GTATACACAGAAGCAGACGAGTGGTCATGCGTGGCGACATGTTTCTTCATAGACTGCGCGCCAAATGTGATAGAGTTTATAGAGAGGATATACACTATATTGCAGCCGGGGGGGTTCTGGATCAATCTGGGACCGCTGCTGTATCATTACAG TGACATGCCAACAGAGAACAGTATTGAGCCGCCCTACGACATTCTATTAGAAATTATTAGAGATATAGGATTTGatatatta AAAGAGCAGACCGGCGTGAAGACGAAATACGCACAGAATCCAAACTCGATGATGCAACATGAATACGACTCTGTATTCTTTGTATGTCGGAAACCTTATTGTATGTAA